The following are from one region of the Bos indicus x Bos taurus breed Angus x Brahman F1 hybrid unplaced genomic scaffold, Bos_hybrid_MaternalHap_v2.0 tig00011814_arrow_arrow_obj, whole genome shotgun sequence genome:
- the LOC113889351 gene encoding LOW QUALITY PROTEIN: melanoma-associated antigen B5-like (The sequence of the model RefSeq protein was modified relative to this genomic sequence to represent the inferred CDS: deleted 1 base in 1 codon): MPRGQNHKLCICEKRHQARYEPQSQKGVQPAAVMEELLSTSSLLEDNSQSSSATGSNSTSQGSSEAPSTTSTFSTTSDTKSDEEDTSQDEEDSGSSDVSSSTENTYSDTLNSMTSLLEQFLLHKYKMKQPIIKENMLKIIHPRYHNRFAEILKRASEHIEAVFAVDLKEVDSTIHSYDLISKLNLPNNGRVWDGRGLPKTGLLMTVLAVIFVKGNCASEEDIWKFLNMMQVYAGRKHFIYGEPRKLITKDFVTMKYLEYRQVANSDPPRYVFLWGPRAHAETSKMKVLEFLAKVNDTVPSAFSSQYEEALRDEEERARVTVPARPGTTRHVPRPRPAASPTLLK; the protein is encoded by the exons ATGCCTCGGGGTCAGAATCATAAGCTCTGCATCTGTGAGAAACGCCACCAGGCCCGATATGAGCCCCAGAGTCAAAAGGGAGTTCAGCCTGCTGCAGTAATGGAAGAGCTTCTCTCTACCTCTTCTCTTTTAGAAGATAATTCACAGAGCTCATCAGCTACTGGGTCAAATAGCACTTCCCAGGGGTCTTCGGAAGCCCCATCTACTACCAGCACTTTTTCAACTACTTCTGACACAAAATCTGATGAAGAAGATACCAGTCAAGATGAGGAAGATTCAGGTTCCTCCGATGTCTCATCTTCTACCGAGAACACCTACAGTGATACTCTGAACAGCATGACAAGTTTGTTGGAACAGTTCCTTctgcataaatataaaatgaaacagcCCATAATTAAGGAAAACATGCTGAAGATTATCCACCCAAGATACCATAACCGATTTGCCGAGATTCTCAAGAGAGCCTCTGAACACATTGAGGCTGTCTTTGCAGTTGACTTGAAGGAAGTTGATTCAACCATCCACTCCTATGACCTTATCAGCAAACTGAACCTGCCCAACAATGGGAGAGTGTGGGATGGTAGGGGCTTACCTAAGACCGGTCTCTTGATGACAGTTCTGGCTGTGATCTTCGTGAAGGGCAACTGTGCCTCTGAGGAagatatctggaaattcttgaaTATGATGCAAGTATATGCTGGGAGAAAACACTTCATCTACGGAGAGCCCAGGAAGCTCATCACCAAAGACTTTGTGACGATGAAGTACCTGGAGTACCGCCAGGTTGCCAACAGTGATCCTCCACGTTACGTGTTCCTGTGGGGCCCACGAGCCCATGCTGAAACCAGCAAAATGAAAGTCTTGGAATTTTTGGCAAAAGTCAATGATACGGTC CCCAGCGCCTTCTCATCACAATATGAAGAAGCTTTGCGAGATGAGGAGGAGAGAGCTCGAGTCACAGTTCCAGCCAGGCCTGGCACCACCAGGCATGTTCCACGGCCACGTCCAGCAGCTTCTCCCACCCTACTGAAG